The Esox lucius isolate fEsoLuc1 chromosome 5, fEsoLuc1.pri, whole genome shotgun sequence genome includes a region encoding these proteins:
- the tekt3 gene encoding tektin-3, which produces MELMGSTLTAAYARPKTSHFLPAISTMASSYRSNQHTLAMNSSANQPWRTQTYYRTSSAAAIPTLSSIQRENLGLDVVRAKTMFYPSNRSSMTTRYTPDDWYKSNLSKYRESESSRNSAERLRKDTIRLMQDKEQLTRRTQETTSKNIGERLNDISFWRSELNHEIDNMVSEIMALTEVKRRLERALQETDGPLQVAQECLYHREKRMSIDLVHDNVEKDLIKEVETIKSCQERMRRHLDKAIAQLASNRAAQHELERDISDKITAQGIDARCHHLRNTSDGISYYRGIERLDPSLSLPDSWSKFTDDNILHSQSQRAASRKLRDEIEILLNATSNEMWNQFNTVNVAFTNRISETADTKNSLQAHLAKTLQEIFQTEMLIESLKKALRDKESPLKVAQTRLDERTRRPNVELCRDNPHHRLVGEVREIEDTIHKLHERLMEAEKTLQTLVKTKAALEHDLSIKANSLFLDQEKCMSMRKTFPSTPRLVGYT; this is translated from the exons ATGGAGCTGATGGGATCCACCCTGACAGCGGCATACGCTCGGCCCAAAACCAGCCACTTCCTCCCAGCCATCTCCACCATGGCCTCGAGCTACCGGAGCAATCAGCACACGCTGGCCATGAACTCCAGTGCCAACCAGCCCTGGAGGACTCAAACCTACTATCGCACGAGCAGTGCTGCAGCCATCCCCACCCTTTCCTCCATCCAAAGGGAGAACCTCGGCCTCGACGTGGTCCGGGCCAAGACTATGTTCTACCCATCCAACCGATCGTCCATGACCACCCGCTACACTCCAGACGACTGGTACAAGTCCAACCTGAGCAAATACCGGGAGTCAGAGTCCTCCAGAAACAGTGCGGAACGCTTGAGGAAGGACACCATCCGACTGATGCAGGATAAAGAGCAGCTGACAAGGAGGACCCAAGAGACCACTAGTAAGAACATCGGGGAACGCCTCAATGACATCAGCTTCTGGAGGTCAGAGTTGAACCATGAGATAGACAACATGGTGAGTGAGATCATGGCCCTAACGGAGGTGAAGCGCAGGCTGGAGAGGGCCCTTCAAGAGACAGATGGGCCCCTGCAG GTGGCTCAGGAATGCTTGTatcacagagagaagaggatgtCCATCGATCTGGTTCACGACAATGTGGAGAAAGATCTCATTAAG GAGGTGGAAACCATAAAGTCATGCCAGGAAAGAATGAGGAGACATCTAGACAAAGCCATCGCTCAACTAGC GTCAAACCGAGCAGCTCAGCATGAGCTGGAGAGAGATATAAGTGATAAGATCACAGCCCAGGGGATTGATGCCAGGTGTCACCATCTCAGGAACACTTCGGATGGGATCAGCTACTACAGAGGGATTGAGAGACTGGACCCTTC GCTCTCCCTGCCTGATTCGTGGTCAAAGTTCACAGATGACAACATCCTTCACTCCCAGAGCCAACGTGCGGCTTCCCGCAAGCTGCGCGATGAGATCGAGATTCTGCTGAATGCCACATCCAACGAGATGTGGAACCAGTTTAACACGGTCAACGTGGCGTTCACCAATCGCATTTCAGAGACCGCCGATACCAAGAACAGCTTGCAGGCTCACCTGGCTAAG ACTCTCCAAGAGATCTTCCAGACAGAGATGCTGATAGAGAGCTTGAAGAAGGCCCTGAGGGACAAGGAGAGCCCCCTGAAGGTGGCCCAGACCAGGCTGGATGAGAGGACACGCAGGCCCAACGTAGAGCTCTGCAGGGACAACCCACACCACAG gctggtgggaGAGGTCAGGGAGATAGAGGACACCATTCACAAGCTGCATGAGAGGTTAATGGAGGCAGAGAAAACCCTGCAGACTCTGGTGAAGACCAAGGCTGccctggagcatgacctgtcaATCAAGGCCAACTCCCTGTTCTTGGACCAAGAGAAGTGCATGAGCATGAGGAAGACGTTCCCCAGCACACCACGCCTGGTGGGATACACATAA
- the pmp22b gene encoding peripheral myelin protein 22b: MLILLLGIVFLHVAALVLLFVSTTVSAWTTGAARSSDLWHNCSTTNGEFHCEPASTGEWIQAVQALMILSIIFSVIALIVFFCQLFTLQKGGRFFLTGTFQIFASLFVMSGAVIYTVMSPKWVAPTETLGWAYILAWVAFPLALISGLIYVILRKRE, from the exons ATGCTGATCCTACTGCTGGGAATTGTTTTCCTGCATGTCGCTGCCCTAGTCCTACTATTTGTGTCAACAACTGTGAGC GCCTGGACGACAGGGGCAGCTAGAAGCTCAGATCTCTGGCATAACTGCTCCACAACCAATGGAGAATTCCACTGTGAACCTGCCAGTACTGGAG AGTGGATCCAGGCAGTACAGGCTTTGATGATCCTGTCCATCATCTTCAGCGTTATCGCCCTGATCGTGTTCTTCTGTCAGCTCTTCACCCTGCAGAAAGGAGGTCGCTTCTTCCTGACCGGAACCTTCCAGATCTTCGCCA GTCTGTTTGTGATGAGTGGAGCTGTGATCTATACGGTGATGAGTCCAAAGTGGGTGGCTCCGACCGAAACCTTGGGCTGGGCCTACATCCTGGCCTGGGTTGCCTTCCCTCTGGCCCTGATCAGTGGACTCATCTACGTCATCCTAAGAAAACGGGAATGA